AGACGCGGCCAAGAACATCGTCTGGCAGTACCCGCCGGTGTCGGCGGTTGCCGTCGAAACACTCCGGGTTATCAACCCCACGGACGGCTGCAGCCTCTACGTCCACATCCACTACCCGAAGACTGCCGGGCCATCCGCCCAGGTACCCGGGGTCGTGCTGGTGCCCGATGTCATCGCCGCCGGCACCACGTTCGACAGCAACGGCATGGCCGATTCCATCGCTTCCGATGGGTTCGCCGTTCTCCACTTCGACGCGGAAGGCCGAGGCCGTAGCAGTGGCACCGAGAACTATGACGGAAGCGTGAACCAGGACGGACTCGCGGCGTGCGCTGCTGTGCTGGCGGCCCGGCCGTATGTCGACACGACGAACCTTGGTATCTACTCCCGCGGCTACGGCGTGGTCATGGCGACCGGCATGATCGCCCGCCACTCGACGCCACACATCAAGTTCCTGATGGACTTTGAGGGCCCGTCCGACCGTAACCAGATGTCGAGCGACTCCGGCGGTCCCATACCATACCCGGTTGACTCCGACGCATTCTGGCAACAGCGCGAGGCCGGCCGGTTCATCAAGAGCGTACCCGGGGCCTACCTGCGCATCCAGACCGCGACCGACCACACGGGCCGCATCCCTGACAACCACCACGCCATCGCGCTCATTGACAGCGCCACAGCCACCACGCACGGCGGAGCCGGCATGTCGGTCTGGACCCGGGTCAACGACTCAGTCATGAACCTCGTAAGCCACACCTACTCCATATCCAGCCCGCCGGCCTGGGTTCCCGAGCAAGAAGAACGCAACGAGTTGGTTCGCGACATACTCTACCTCCACGAACTGGCCGACAGCATCTTCGTCCACGACGCCGTTTCCTCTTCCCCCCTCATCCCTCATCCCTCATCCTTACTTTCCATCTCCCCCAACCCCTGCCACGGCTCCGCTCTCCTCCGCCTGAGCGCTGGACCGCTCG
This portion of the bacterium genome encodes:
- a CDS encoding T9SS type A sorting domain-containing protein, which codes for MTLPAGIERLANGNTVICDAGSNTLPTARVIEIDSNEHLVWAYIHADILWAHTATRLDNGNTLITATDSNRVFEVTPRRGVVWDMRSGLRYPNEAYYLANGHFLITDRDNNRVIEVDSLFNIVWSYTNLTGPHGANRLPNGNTLISNSSGSPNRIVEVDPLDSVVWQYATGLSWPRSCQRLANGNTLIGDSYHNRAIEVDSIGTIVWTLTGLSTPFQAARLANGHTMVSTGARVIEVDAAKNIVWQYPPVSAVAVETLRVINPTDGCSLYVHIHYPKTAGPSAQVPGVVLVPDVIAAGTTFDSNGMADSIASDGFAVLHFDAEGRGRSSGTENYDGSVNQDGLAACAAVLAARPYVDTTNLGIYSRGYGVVMATGMIARHSTPHIKFLMDFEGPSDRNQMSSDSGGPIPYPVDSDAFWQQREAGRFIKSVPGAYLRIQTATDHTGRIPDNHHAIALIDSATATTHGGAGMSVWTRVNDSVMNLVSHTYSISSPPAWVPEQEERNELVRDILYLHELADSIFVHDAVSSSPLIPHPSSLLSISPNPCHGSALLRLSAGPLDHPATLRVFDVSGRVHSTFGIRTSTFRLDLRSMPAGVYLLRLSSGDRCANARLVVD